Proteins encoded in a region of the Zea mays cultivar B73 chromosome 4, Zm-B73-REFERENCE-NAM-5.0, whole genome shotgun sequence genome:
- the LOC100191677 gene encoding AT-hook motif nuclear-localized protein 5, producing the protein MDGRESTVASGPNFSSFYTQHRGIGAPGVPGHSAVLHDPPPAGYRQHLDAVSAGYAFQTPQVGGSHIGQGYHHVEASPHVAQYSSGGGTSSGGDMDIGMGSAVCTNVKGELGSGPAQDEQVKKKRGRPRKYKPDGAVTLGLSPSSSLTPHSASLGMGTMISAPGSGFGSEGSGASGLGAPSEKRGRGRPPGSGKMQQLASLGKWFLGSVGTGFTPHVIIIQPGEDVAARIMAFSQQGPRAVCIISATGAVSAATLHQDSESGSVVTYEGRFEILCLSGSYLVVDEGGGARTRSGGLCIALCGPDNRVIGGSVGGVLMAAGAVQVIVGSFMYGGGSKKNKVKAELDAEPEEANAGDQEVALAEHSSMAPHPAMSGGGGWASGMMRQMESRTPNIDINSIRE; encoded by the exons ATGGACGGGAGGGAGTCCACGGTGGCGTCGGGGCCCAACTTCTCATCGTTCTACACGCAGCACCGGGGCATCGGGGCGCCGGGTGTCCCCGGCCACTCGGCGGTGCTCCATGACCCGCCGCCCGCCGGGTACCGGCAGCATCTTGATGCTGTCTCTGCTGGGTACGCATTCCAGACCCCGCAGGTTGGGGGTTCCCACATTGGACAGGGGTACCACCATGTCGAGGCCTCACCCCATGTGGCGCAATACAGCTCCGGTGGCGGCACCAGCTCCGGCGGTGATATGGACATTGGCATGGGTTCGGCTGTGTGCACCAATGTTAAGGGGGAGCTGGGGAGCGGGCCTGCCCAAGATGAGCAGGTGAAGAAGAAGCGGGGTAGGCCAAGGAAGTATAAGCCTGATGGGGCGGTGACTCTCGGGTTATCACCCTCTTCATCATTAACACCTCACTCGGCCAGCTTGGGGATGGGAACCATGATTAGTGCTCCAGGTTCTGGATTTGGGTCGGAGGGATCAGGGGCTTCAGGCTTGGGTGCGCCATCAGAGAAGCGTGGCAGGGGGCGGCCACCTGGCTCTGGAAAGATGCAACAGTTGGCTTCGCTTG GAAAGTGGTTTCTTGGCTCTGTTGGAACTGGTTTTACTCCTCATGTGATTATTATTCAGCCAGGAGAG GACGTTGCTGCCAGAATAATGGCCTTCTCACAACAAGGCCCAAGGGCAGTGTGCATCATTTCAGCAACTGGAGCTGTTTCTGCAGCAACCCTTCACCAGGATTCAGAATCTGGCAGTGTGGTTACATATGAG GGTCGGTTTGAGATCCTGTGCCTTTCTGGGTCATACTTGGTGGTAGATGAAGGTGGCGGCGCACGGACCCGAAGTGGAGGGCTTTGCATAGCTTTGTGTGGTCCTgacaacagggttattggtgggaGTGTAGGTGGAGTCCTGATGGCAGCTGGAGCGGTTCAG GTGATAGTGGGGAGCTTCATGTACGGAGGAGGTTCAAAGAAGAACAAGGTGAAAGCCGAGTTGGACGCGGAGCCTGAGGAGGCGAACGCCGGCGACCAAGAGGTGGCACTTGCGGAGCACAGCAGCATGGCCCCTCATCCTGCCATGAGTGGTGGTGGCGGGTGGGCATCTGGCATGATGAGGCAGATGGAGTCGAGAACTCCCAACATCGATATCAACTCCATCCGCGAGTAG
- the LOC100274937 gene encoding uncharacterized protein LOC100274937, with the protein MSKKNNLAKRKKQYEFDLQREKEAKEKQAKKLQAKKSKMKIDGAEKKRKGGQFKVGKKKVKTKLSALAKAKAAQAMEVDK; encoded by the exons ATGTCGAAGAAGAACAATCTTGCCAAGAGGAAGAAGCAGTACGAGTTCGACCTCCAAC GGGAGAAGGAGGCCAAGGAGAAGCAGGCCAAGAAGCTGCAAGCCAAGAAATCCAAGATGAAG ATAGATGGTGCTGAAAAGAAACGTAAAGGTGGCCAATTTAAGGTCGGCAAGAAAAAGGTGAAGACGAAACTTTCAGCCTTAGCAAAAGCCAAAGCCGCGCAAGCCATGGAGGTCGACAAGTGA